From Mobula hypostoma chromosome 3, sMobHyp1.1, whole genome shotgun sequence:
AAAGGGGTGTCACctctttaattttttaaatggtgGGAGTAGGGTCCCTGACTTCAGATTATCCCATGAGAGAAAGCATCTTCATTACATTCACCCCACCAGGATTCCATGGGATCTTGTCAGCAATGTAGTTGCCACCTTCTCTGAATACCAGTGGATACAAGCTTACCCTGTCAAACTCTTCCTTTAAAAAAACAACCTATCCCACACTGGCTGGTGGATACTCATTGATGGTTCTTCTAGAGATCCCCAGAGACAGTATTGAGTTGGAAGTTTAAACTTTCCATGCCTGTACGGTTGAGCTTTTTGCTGTTGTAACTAGCTGAAGCATTGGCAAAGTGTAGGTGTATTTTGGCATTTATTCTGCTGACTGAAGAAGATACGGTATCTTGTGCTgtaatttgtgttttattttattaattgagCTACAGTGTGGAACGGGTCCTTCTGCCCCTTCGAGCGTGTCGCCCAGCAACCTCTGACATAACCCGAgcccaatcacaagacaattcACAAAGATCAATTCACCTACCAGCCAGTATGTCTTTACACTGTAGAGGAAATCCatccagtcatggggagaacgtacaaactccttactgacagcagcgggaattgaacctgggccgctGGTACTGTAACATGTTGTGctcaccactatgctaccatgccattgGAGTAATATGTCAGAGTATCCACTCTTGAAAGTGCAGCTTAAGGTATGAACTGCACCTTACTTTTTCTTTAATTGTGCTGTATTTCCCCAGGACGAATTGCACGGACCTACAACGAAAAGTGTGTGGTTATTTTGAAGGAGCTGCTGGGCTTGAAGCAGGAACACATTACCTCAGGTACATCATGCTACCAACTTTCAGCATTTGCTCAGGGTTGCAAGCACCACACTAACTTCCCCTCTGCTTTTAGCTGTCATTCAGACATTTCGTGACCTGGTATGGCTGTGTCCCCTGTGTACAGTGACTGTGTGTGAAGCACTACCAGGATGTGAGGAATACATCAAAGATGGTGAGGTAGGTTGGTGGGGATGAAGTAGCCATATTCAATAAGATGGTCTGTGTTCACCTTGTTTCATGGTACTGAGCCATGCAGACCTGAGATGACCAGGTTCAACCTCTTGGCTGATTGCAGACAAGTAATTGCATTTTGTTTATGAATAAacccttcttgggcttccagctggttaTGGGCATCGATTATAACTGACAcctcgatgacaaactctgccatcttgttcagggatgatgcctggacatgtcgagtccggtggtatttatacccccgtagGCGGCCTTCCGGATTGGTTAGTCCttgtccaatcaggtttccgctgtcccaccttgtttaccattcaattccagttcttacttggagcaagaccttcgtctttgttaaaattctttcccCCTAGTTTTATTTCTATGGCATTTTTAACCAGACGGTCCCAAAACCCATTGGCACGGCACATTCGTTTTGTGCCGTTGGAGtgaatcctatggccattgcgaatgcggTGTTCTGCTACTGACAATttggtaacccaaatggatatatCTCCTGTGCTCCTTaatgtgggtttccaccgtgcGTCCCGTCTGGCCAACATACGCTGTTCCGTATTCACAAGGAATCCTGCAAACATCAGCTGACCTGTTTCTTCGTTTGTTGTTCTCAGACCAGGGTAGAAAGGATGAGAGCTGAATGGGTGGAAAAGTGGAGAACTTCTGTTTTCTATGACATTCACTGTCCATTAGTAGATTCTGTAAGTATTTGATAGTGTTGAGGTGGGGCTCATTTTAGTATCCCCTTGGTTGAATAGCCAGACAGCACTCATTGCGTAGTCTTTCACGGCATGTATGTTTCAAGTTTATAATCACTTTATTGCTTGTATGCGAAGCATACTGTAattcagtgccaagcataaaatAAGGGACAATTCCATAACAGACAACACTGTAGgaaccaacaatttacaaagcAATAGTGCAGACAGCCATGGGgtatcaacaattagcagaacggtAACATGCACAAATGACAAGAATCAAAATTaaatatgaacagactcaataattatcaacagaacaaggggaGCAGGAAaggtcatttcaaagttcaaagtatattgacaggctgcatcacagcctggtacgtaAACACTAATACCCttggatggaaaatcctataaaaagtagtggatatggtccactccatcacggataaagctcTCCCTACCTTTGAGTATATCTgcatggagcgctgttgcaggaaaactgcatccatcatcacgggccttcatcacccaggacacgctctcttctctctgttaccatcaggtaggaggtacaggagcctcaggactcgcaccaccggactcagaaacaattattatccaccctccccccaccatcaggctcttgaactagagaggataacttcactgaagtcatcattgaaatattcccacaactaatggacttgctttcaaggactcttcatctcatgttctcgatatttattgacaatttatttattattatttctttttgtatttgcatagattgttgtctttgcacactgattgaacgtCCAATTGttgtggtatttcattgattctgttatggttatttattatggattcattgagtatgctgcaagaaaatgaatctcggggttgtacgtgatgacatgtatgtactttgataataaatttactttgaatacgAGACTGCTAGGGTGAGTGTAATCAGCAATAATTTTTCCAGTGCTGCTTTGATGACGAACAGGCCTTTTATTGTCGGTAGCTGACAGCCAATGATCTATAGTTACTTGGCTGGTGAAGATGAGCGCGATTAAAAATTAACATTAAACTAATGAACTCACCTGCTTTCCCTCTTATCCCCCTTACCCTGCCAAAATAACTAGGGGAAGCAGGCTCTAATCTGGCTGCTTGGTGTGCACGGTGAGATGGTGCCCAATGCTCCTTATGTATTGGAGGAGTTTGTGGACAATGTGAAAATGGAGACCTCTGCAGCCATGAAGCTGGAGTTGCTGACAGCGATGGTGCGCCTGTTTGTGTCCCGGCCAGCTGAATGTCAAGACATCTTGGGCAGACTGCTGCATCATGTTATTGGTATGGATCACACTGATGGAAGAACTTCTGAGTAAGGTTTGGCTCCAGAATTTGTGGAGCAATTGGGGTGAAACTTTGACTCCTGCACAGGATCTTGTGAATGCTTGATGTCAGTGGCTGTCCTTCACATTTCCTGTGTGGgctggggtggggtgaggtgagGATAGTCAGCTTTGTAAGATGATTGAGAGGATTACTTGTGTGTACACAGGATTCACATGAGTGGCAATTATTCAGGCCTCATTACTTAATTGGATATTTTTTCATAAGGCCTTGTGCTTCATACAGTTAGTTCACAATAGGAGACTTGCTCAGTGTAAGAGTAGGTTTAGCTGTCAGACGATGGCATCCACAGATGGTGGGAAGTCCATGCCATCATAGTCCACCTACACATATCAGatttttaaatatgtatgttCTGTCTGTATACTTTGGGTCAGCTGTTTTGGCACAAGCCAGTGGTCACGTGAGGCCTAATAGATTTAAGATTAACCAGATCACTAACCAATATTCTTTTTGATTATTGGCAGAAGAAGAACTCGATATGGTTGTGCGTGATCGTGGGTTATTGTACTATCGGTTACTTCAGCAAGGTGTTGAAGAGGTCAAGAAAATAGTTTGTGGGCCAAGATCAGATCCGTCCTTGGGTGTAATCAGTGGCCAAGCCAATGAGCCAATCAATGCCTGGGCAAAAGACTTCAACACATTGATACCAATCTATGGTCGGGAACACTGGAATTGTATAATGGCACAGAAGGCAAACTCCTTTGGAGATCAACAGATGCCAGATATAACCTCCGAAAAAGGTAAACATTGTTGCTTCAATCCCAATAATATTACTGCTGGATGATCCTCTGCCCTTACTATAACACggattgtgtgtgtgagtatatgtTCTACCGTCTCTTTCAGATATTGATCTAATGCTGATACCATCACTGGTGGCCGCACTACTGCCTGTTCTGATTCCACATTTTGAAGCTCCCTCTTACAAAGGTTTTGGTTTTCCAGTCTTAATCTCTTGGGCAATGCTTTTAGTCATCCAGTGTAATCTGTTTCAAGCACTCCAGTCGTGTAAGATATTTTTCAGGAGGGATTATCCATTGGCCCGTGGTggtgtggcatcagcactggactctgAGGCAGATGCTGCTGTATTCAAATTTGgtcgggtcccaacctgggcagcagcagtatctgtgtggaagaaaagcctggcaatctacttctgtgtCTTGCCTCGAAAACCCACTGGACACCTACACTATCCATAGGGTTACCGTGAGTCGATGGTGACTCAGCAACAATAACAAACTTTTTTCGAAATATCTATTAAAGATACTTCGAAGATATCGTAAATATCTTCAAACACTGGAGAGATTAGAACAGATTACACTGGATAAATAGACTGCATTACCCGAGAGATTTAAGAGAGGAAGACAACCGAAACAATTTCCTTTCGGTGATGAAAGTAAATATCTTTTTTCATCTATTACTATCAATAAAATGAAGCAATTTTAGTTTTATTCACTTTCTTGCAACTCGTGAAGTTTAAAGAGTTTAGCACGGATTTCACTTTTGCAGTAAATAAACGAGTATGTAGATTTTGTATGGTCAAATATCTAATTGCTTTGGACAACAAAGaatttgcttcctgaatatttttgggtGATTTCGGGCTGCTGATCGTGAAACTTTCCTATCAGCACCATTTTGTTTGAAGTcccctatatttgttatttcaattcataattcaagtcaattaaaatgttgcccacaataagctgaaaagttttccgTCTTGTCCAGCCGTAACTGGGCATGCCTGggcagggtggatgctgcatggcagggcaGGTTGCAGAAAGGTGTTAAAAGCTTCACATACAGACTGCTCTGTGCATTGTGTTTACATATCTATCGAGGTAGGTTGTGTTAGTGTTATGGTTCCAGATTTGACAGCCTGTTCTCTGTGTATTGATTTCAACTGGGGTTGCACCTTGAGGAAGAGAATGAATTTGCTTATCAATTATACACTGCCAGTTGTTGAAAAGACCTGTGTATAGATAGGGTGGCACCGGGTTGCAATGCTCCTCCTCTTTTACTCTCAACTGACAAACGCTGTGGAGGTTCACACATAATGAGACTTTATTTTGAGGTACTGAGGTCTCATGGAACTTCTGGCATTTTGGCAAGAGCTCCCTTCAGGAAAGAAGTGCATCCCTATCCAGTAATATACTCAACGTTAACTTTCTAATTCTGTTTATCTTTCTGTAAAGGCTCAAACCCAGAACACAGTGAAGAGTTGGTCCTGGATGCTGGATCTGTCCGCTTGGAAAGCAGAGCCCAGCTTTCACCAGAGCGGTTTGAGGAGTACTGGACATGCCTGGAAGATGCTAAAGTTGTGACTGTGGACTGGCAGAAGGAGCCATGCCCTGATACCATCCAGGCTGCCTTTCAGATTGTTCATATTCACCCTCTTGCAATCAGCCGAGCAGGAGCACAGCCCTGGAAAGCCTACCTGTTTGCCCGAAATGAGACTGGATGTCTGTTTCTAACAGAACTGTTAATTGACACTGGCAGAATGAGTTTACAAATTACTGTTAAACAGAGGAACAGTAGTGAAGGGCTACTCAGCAGCTTCATTGCTGTCATTAGATCGGTGTTGCAGACCCTGGGCAAATCTGAAAATGTTGAAGATGTTTCACTGGCAACACAAGAGCAACACTCTCCTCGCTGAGATGAAAGTCTTTTTGTTATCCCATTGCTGTCATAAACTACATTGGTAGATAAAAATAAATTGTTTCTGTCAGCTGATATAACTGGATCCTGTTCAGATAGGCTGCTCTGTTTAATGTTTTAATGAACGATGTGGAATTTCCAACAGTTTTACATTTCCTCAGTACTATACGGGGGTTCTGTGATTTTCAGGGAACTTGAACCACTCAGCATTTTTACTCCGAGCCAAGGCAGCTGCCTGCAAGATAACTAACGTTAGGGTTTACATGGCACATACAGGTACAGATATGATTTGGTTCCTTGGATAGTTTTGTAGCTGAATGGGTGAACTCTGGCAATGAGTGCTATCCAGTTTTCACCTTGTGATGTCCCTAAATACTATTAAACTCATTCCTCACAGGCTGATGGTTAGTTTTtcataaacaccagagattcctCAGGTGCTTGAGCAGCaaatgcaaaatactggaggaactcagcaggtcaagcagcatctacagagaggaataaacagtcaacattttgtgctgagacccttcaccaggatttTATCACAGTTCCTGTCCATCTGCTATGTTTTAATCCTTTGTGAGGATTGGGTTTGCTTATAATGTTTGACCAGCAGCTTAAGGCAATGCATGAAGAATGGTGCTTGGATAGCAGTCCTTTCTCAGTAGAAATGTGATTAAAATGCATTATTGTGATCGGAAAGCTGGACAACCAGTTTTGGTTGTCTGTACTATACAGCAATATACTACAGAAGTTTTATTCCTCACTGCCCCTGCCCCATCCCTGGCCCTCCTATGCCAGATGCAGATAATGTCTACTTTGTTTCATAATGACATTCACACTGCTTGTCATGAGTCAGCCCTCCAGTGTAGAATCTCAAAGCTGTTCCTCTTAGCCAGTCCTTGCCTTCTACTTCGAGATTTCAGATGTCACAGAAGTACTGTTATCTGTACCCTGTATGGAAACAGAAGTCCCTATTGTACCTTTCAAGCAGTGACAGCTGtggggtttatttatttattgagatatagcatggacAGCAAGccactgatttaatcctaacataatcatgggacaacttgcaGTGAGAAATTACCAACTATCCCTTTGCATTTCATGACTTTTTTCCCATAAAAGCTATTCCATAACTGAGAGATGCAGGAGTGGAAATGGGCTCAGATGGGGTAGGGCAGAGAATGGGGGGAGTTTGAGAGGTGGAGCGATAGAGTGGGAAGATGGGAAGGAGATGTGGGAGATTGGGACAGGATGGAGATGGAGGGAGATCGGGATGAGAGACTGGGGAGGAGATGGGGCGAGaaatggggaaggagaggggggagagagcagtAGAGATAGagtgggagaatggggagagatggagagggaggtggggaggggagagaccaGGGCGGGCGGGAAGTGACCGGAGAGGGAGGGGCAGTGGGAGAGTGCGCGGAGAGGGGGCAGAGACAGTGGGAGGCgggagaggctgtggagacagacatgggggagggagcagagacccggggggggggggcgttggtAAAGAAGCAGAGAGGGAGcctggagagacggggagagagatgaggtggggagggagaagggtcaGAGAGGAAAGGGTGAGGGAGTTGGGGCAGAGACGGAGAGGAGTGggcagaggtggagaggaaggggtgtgggagagggcGCAGATACAATGAGGCAGAGTTAGATGGAGAGTGAGGGGTAAGGGTAGAGGAAGATGGGGTTGCAGGGAGTGGGAGGAGAAAGCATGGGAGGGgttgggaggagagggggagacaggGAGGCTGTTGAGTACAGAGAGGGGGGTCCGCCAAGGAAAGGGGGATGAAGGACGTGGTTGAGGGAGCGAGGACAGCTATAGGGACTGAGGGAAGAGCAAGTTAATAGGAGAGAGGTGTAatgggaaagagggagggggatggagagggtgggtgagaggggagaagaaagggtgagggaatgggagaggggaaaagggaattGGGAAGGAGAGGGAAAGTGAAAGGGAGAAAAGGTGAAAGTGGGGAGAAATGGGAGTGGGTAAGAagggggaaagaaaggaagaggagtgagaaagagggagaaggaatgtgggagagagaaggagattaAGAGGGAGGGATCCAAattggaagggagaggggaagagtgagggagagaggaggtgtagcaggactggggaaaagggaatggggataggaaaagGGAGATGGGGACAGAGACGGTGGTGAGAAAGGAAATGGGGAACTGAGGGAGAGCCTGGGGATGAGACTGAGGCAGGGAGAGtcggggagggtgagagggggcaaGATAGGGGAGAGAGCACGACTGGGAcagggagaagagggagggggctgaGGGAGAGGCAGGATgtagtaggggagagaggggtattGAGTCTGAGGGTgagaggaagaaagggaaagggggaggagtgagaAAGGGAGGCAATAGGAAGGAGGGTGGATAGAGCGGGGAGGGGCACGGTTGAAGCTGCTGGGAAATGGGTGAGGATGTGATTCTTCCTGATTAAGACTGAGGGTCAGCTATTCCTTAAGCTTCATGGGGTTACGCTACAGCAACCATTCCATGCTGACCAGCAAGTACATAGTTCCATTTACTAACACTTGCTCCATCTTGTGAAGAGCATTTCTATAAAGCAGGAAAACAGtaccatagaaacagaaaataggtgcagtaggccatttggcccttcgagcctgcaccaccactcagtatgatcatggccgatcatccaactcagaaccctgtgctTGTCTTCTCTCCacacctcctgatccctttagccacaagggccatatctaactccctcttaaatatagccaatgaactggcctcaactgtttcctgtggcagagaattccacagattcaccactctctgtgtgaagaagcttttcctaatctcggtcctaaaaggcttcccctttgtcctcaaactgtggccccttgttctggacttccccaatatcgggaacaatcttcccgcatctagcctgtccaatccctctagaattttacatgtttcaatcagatacccccccccccaatcttctaaataaCAGAGTATAAGcttagtcaatccagtctttcatcatatgaaagtcctgccagcccaggaatcaatctggtgaacgttctttgtactccctctatggcaagaatgcctttcctcagattaggggaccaaaactgcacacaatactccaggtgtggtctcaccaaggccttgtacaactgcagtagtacctccctgctcctgtactcgaatcctcttgctatgaatgccagcataccattcgactttttcaccgcctgctgtacctgcatgctcactttcaatgactggtgtacaatgacacccaggtctcgttgcacctccccttttcctaatcggccaccattcagataataatctgctttcctgttcttgccaccaaagtgcataacctcacatttttccacattaaattgcatttgccatgaatttgctcactcacctaacctatccaagtcatcctgcatcctcttagcatcctcctcatagctaacactgccgcccagcttcgtgtcatccgcaaacttggagatgctgcatttaattcccttgtctaagtcattaatatatattgtaaacaactggggtcccagcactgagccttgcagtaccccactcgtcactgccagccattctgaaaaggtcccgtttattctcactctttgcttcctgtctgccaagccattctctatccacatcaataccatacccccaatactgtatGCTTTAtgtttgcacactaatttcctgtgtgggaccttgtcaaaagccttttgaaaatccaaatataccacatccactggttctctcctatccactctactagttacatcctcaaaaaattctatgagattcgtcagacatgattttcctttcacaaatccatgctgactttgtccgatgatttcaccgctttccaaatgtgctgttatcacatctttgataactgactagcattttccccaccaccgatgtcaggcttaccggtctataattccctggtttctctctccctccttttttaaaaaacggggttacattagccaccctccaatactcaggaactaatccagaatctaaagagttttgaaaaattatcactaacgcatccactatttcttgggctacttccttaagcactctgggatgcagaccatctgaccctcgggatttatctgcctttaatcccttcaatttacctaacaccacttccttactaacatgtatttccctcagttcctccatctcactagaccctcggtcccctactatttccagaagattatttatgtcctccttagtgaagacagaaccaaagtagttattcaattgttctgccatgtccttgttccccatgatcaattcacttgtttctgactgtaagggacctacatttgtcttaaccaatctttttcgtTTCATATATCaatgaaagcttttacagtcagtttttatgttccctgccagctttctctcataatcttttttccctttcctaattaagcccgttgtcctcctctgctggactctgaatttctcccagtcctcaggtgtgacgctttttctggctaatttgtatgtttcttctttggaattgatactatccctaatttcccttgtcagccacgggtgcagtaccttccctggtttattcttttgccaaactgggatgaacaattgttgtagttcatccatgcgatctttaaatgcttgccattgcatatccaccgtcaaccctttaagtatcatttgccagtctatctgagctaattcacgtctcatatcttcaaagttacccttctttaagttcagaacctttgttactgaattaactatatcactctcaatcttaatgaaga
This genomic window contains:
- the ap4b1 gene encoding AP-4 complex subunit beta-1 isoform X1 produces the protein MPYYGSEETVKELRRALSNPAIQADKLRYRNLVLRVIRYMTQGLDVSALFMEMVKASATVDIVQKKLVYLYMCTYAALKPNLALLAINTLRKDSTDPNPMVRGLALRSMCSLRMPGISEYIQQPVLNGLRDKASYVRRAAVLGCAKMQNFQGDTEVDGAMVNELYAMLRDSDPIVMVNCLRALEEILKREGGVVINKPIAHHLLNRMKDLDHWGQSEVLTFLVRYKPRTEDEVFAILNVLDGFLKSSQPNVVMATTKLFLLLAEDFPNVQTDVLERIRGPLLTICTSECHELCFLGLCHAREILRSLPGHFSGHYKKFYCTYTEPNYIKYQKMEILRDLVNDENVQQILEEFQTYCTDVSVELAQMAILNIGRIARTYNEKCVVILKELLGLKQEHITSAVIQTFRDLVWLCPLCTVTVCEALPGCEEYIKDGEGKQALIWLLGVHGEMVPNAPYVLEEFVDNVKMETSAAMKLELLTAMVRLFVSRPAECQDILGRLLHHVIEEELDMVVRDRGLLYYRLLQQGVEEVKKIVCGPRSDPSLGVISGQANEPINAWAKDFNTLIPIYGREHWNCIMAQKANSFGDQQMPDITSEKGSNPEHSEELVLDAGSVRLESRAQLSPERFEEYWTCLEDAKVVTVDWQKEPCPDTIQAAFQIVHIHPLAISRAGAQPWKAYLFARNETGCLFLTELLIDTGRMSLQITVKQRNSSEGLLSSFIAVIRSVLQTLGKSENVEDVSLATQEQHSPR
- the ap4b1 gene encoding AP-4 complex subunit beta-1 isoform X3, translating into MPYYGSEETVKELRRALSNPAIQADKLRYRNLVLRVIRYMTQGLDVSALFMEMVKASATVDIVQKKLVYLYMCTYAALKPNLALLAINTLRKDSTDPNPMVRGLALRSMCSLRMPGISEYIQQPVLNGLRDKASYVRRAAVLGCAKMQNFQGDTEVGRIARTYNEKCVVILKELLGLKQEHITSAVIQTFRDLVWLCPLCTVTVCEALPGCEEYIKDGEGKQALIWLLGVHGEMVPNAPYVLEEFVDNVKMETSAAMKLELLTAMVRLFVSRPAECQDILGRLLHHVIEEELDMVVRDRGLLYYRLLQQGVEEVKKIVCGPRSDPSLGVISGQANEPINAWAKDFNTLIPIYGREHWNCIMAQKANSFGDQQMPDITSEKGSNPEHSEELVLDAGSVRLESRAQLSPERFEEYWTCLEDAKVVTVDWQKEPCPDTIQAAFQIVHIHPLAISRAGAQPWKAYLFARNETGCLFLTELLIDTGRMSLQITVKQRNSSEGLLSSFIAVIRSVLQTLGKSENVEDVSLATQEQHSPR
- the ap4b1 gene encoding AP-4 complex subunit beta-1 isoform X2; translated protein: MVNELYAMLRDSDPIVMVNCLRALEEILKREGGVVINKPIAHHLLNRMKDLDHWGQSEVLTFLVRYKPRTEDEVFAILNVLDGFLKSSQPNVVMATTKLFLLLAEDFPNVQTDVLERIRGPLLTICTSECHELCFLGLCHAREILRSLPGHFSGHYKKFYCTYTEPNYIKYQKMEILRDLVNDENVQQILEEFQTYCTDVSVELAQMAILNIGRIARTYNEKCVVILKELLGLKQEHITSAVIQTFRDLVWLCPLCTVTVCEALPGCEEYIKDGEGKQALIWLLGVHGEMVPNAPYVLEEFVDNVKMETSAAMKLELLTAMVRLFVSRPAECQDILGRLLHHVIEEELDMVVRDRGLLYYRLLQQGVEEVKKIVCGPRSDPSLGVISGQANEPINAWAKDFNTLIPIYGREHWNCIMAQKANSFGDQQMPDITSEKGSNPEHSEELVLDAGSVRLESRAQLSPERFEEYWTCLEDAKVVTVDWQKEPCPDTIQAAFQIVHIHPLAISRAGAQPWKAYLFARNETGCLFLTELLIDTGRMSLQITVKQRNSSEGLLSSFIAVIRSVLQTLGKSENVEDVSLATQEQHSPR